Proteins found in one Promicromonospora sukumoe genomic segment:
- a CDS encoding DUF3175 domain-containing protein, giving the protein MAGNKGSNKAPDDGPDRWSQGVTEGSDALDLEDGVFTWDDPARIARSLKRSAEASDRRKSSPYRSAMSMLTFYVNRAGKDLDADQRDVLERAKDELRKAFGRA; this is encoded by the coding sequence ATGGCCGGGAACAAGGGGTCCAACAAGGCGCCCGACGACGGCCCCGACCGCTGGTCACAGGGCGTCACCGAGGGCAGCGACGCCCTGGACCTGGAGGACGGCGTGTTCACCTGGGACGACCCCGCGCGGATCGCCCGGTCCCTCAAGAGGTCGGCCGAGGCGAGCGACCGGCGCAAGAGCTCCCCGTACCGGTCGGCGATGTCGATGCTCACGTTCTACGTCAACCGCGCGGGCAAGGACCTCGACGCCGACCAGCGCGACGTGCTGGAACGCGCGAAGGACGAGCTCCGCAAGGCCTTCGGCCGCGCCTGA
- a CDS encoding sulfurtransferase, with protein sequence MPAPIDPSDKIAQYAHPERLVSTAWLAEHLKDPGIVVAESDEDVLLYETGHIPGAVKVDWHTELQHPEIRDYLDGAAFAALLGSKGIGRDTTVVLYGDKNNWWAAYTAWVFTLFGHQDVRLLDGGRGLWTAEGRELTTDVPAPAPVEYPVVERDDTTVRAFREDVLAHLGNGPLVDIRSPQEYTGERIAIPDYPEEGVLRGGHIPTARNVPWATAVAEDGTYKARAELDAIYTSGLGLDPDDAVVTYCRIGERSSHTWFALTFLLGYTNVRNYDGSWTEWGNAVRVPVATGSEPGTV encoded by the coding sequence ATGCCCGCTCCCATCGACCCGTCGGACAAGATCGCGCAGTACGCCCACCCCGAACGGCTCGTGAGCACCGCGTGGCTGGCCGAGCACCTCAAGGACCCGGGCATCGTCGTCGCCGAGTCCGACGAGGACGTGCTGCTCTACGAGACCGGGCACATCCCGGGCGCCGTGAAGGTGGACTGGCACACCGAGCTGCAGCACCCGGAGATCCGCGACTACCTCGACGGCGCGGCGTTCGCCGCCCTCCTGGGCAGCAAGGGCATCGGCCGCGACACGACGGTCGTGCTGTACGGCGACAAGAACAACTGGTGGGCCGCGTACACCGCCTGGGTGTTCACGCTGTTCGGGCACCAGGACGTGCGCCTGCTCGACGGCGGCCGCGGGCTCTGGACCGCCGAGGGCCGCGAGCTCACCACCGACGTGCCCGCCCCCGCACCGGTCGAGTACCCGGTGGTCGAGCGCGACGACACGACGGTCCGCGCCTTCCGCGAGGACGTCCTGGCGCACCTGGGTAACGGCCCGCTCGTCGACATCCGCTCGCCGCAGGAGTACACCGGCGAGCGCATCGCCATCCCGGACTACCCCGAGGAGGGCGTGCTGCGCGGCGGCCACATCCCGACGGCGCGCAACGTCCCGTGGGCCACGGCCGTGGCCGAGGACGGCACCTACAAGGCGCGCGCCGAGCTCGACGCGATCTACACGTCCGGCCTGGGCCTCGACCCCGACGACGCCGTGGTCACCTACTGCCGCATCGGCGAGCGGTCCAGCCACACCTGGTTCGCGCTGACCTTCCTGCTCGGGTACACCAACGTGCGCAACTACGACGGTTCGTGGACCGAGTGGGGCAACGCCGTGCGCGTCCCGGTCGCCACGGGCTCGGAGCCGGGCACGGTCTGA
- a CDS encoding GAF domain-containing protein, whose translation MQQVPHRDARWVRAAYESFVGSAGSEEPDGIDPVVAASWQRSLRNGVDPDRPSAVAVAASGDLDEYRSTHPLAGAMPLVRDLVGGATGDGLVVAVSDDVGRLLWVEGRGQVRSAVDGVGFVEGAVWREESVGTNAPGTALATRRPVQVLGAEHFARPVQRLSCTAAPVHDAAGGIIGVLDLTGGSAAGSHVALALVRATVAMVERELALRGGPVPGSTPWTGSLDPEPEPGMPGGAAERAPDLHLLGAPTLRGRRLSLRHAEILCLLAERPRGLSAEELAVLLHPGDLSLVAVRAEISRLRRVADGVLGGPLLAGSRPYRLARMLRSDVDTVRSRLQRGDVRGALSAYPEPLLRRSVAPGIERLREELEAELRSAVHACDDAAAVEQWTARDEGADDHAAWVRLAELAEPGGPQAARARAHLGVLERRLS comes from the coding sequence ATGCAGCAGGTGCCACACCGGGACGCGCGCTGGGTTCGCGCGGCATACGAGAGCTTCGTCGGTTCCGCCGGCTCCGAGGAGCCGGACGGGATCGACCCCGTCGTCGCGGCGTCCTGGCAGCGCAGCCTGCGCAACGGTGTGGACCCCGACCGGCCGAGCGCGGTCGCCGTCGCGGCGTCGGGCGACCTGGACGAGTACCGCAGCACCCACCCCCTGGCCGGTGCGATGCCGCTGGTGCGTGACCTGGTGGGCGGGGCCACGGGCGACGGCCTGGTCGTCGCGGTGTCCGACGACGTCGGCCGACTGCTCTGGGTCGAGGGCCGCGGCCAGGTGCGCTCCGCGGTCGACGGCGTCGGGTTCGTCGAGGGCGCCGTCTGGCGCGAGGAGTCCGTCGGCACGAACGCCCCCGGGACCGCGCTGGCCACCCGCCGCCCCGTCCAGGTGCTCGGCGCCGAGCACTTCGCGCGCCCCGTCCAGCGGCTGAGCTGTACCGCCGCCCCGGTGCACGACGCCGCCGGCGGGATCATCGGCGTCCTCGACCTGACGGGCGGGAGCGCCGCGGGGTCGCACGTCGCCCTCGCGCTGGTGCGCGCCACGGTCGCGATGGTCGAGCGGGAGCTCGCCCTGCGCGGCGGGCCGGTCCCCGGGAGCACGCCCTGGACCGGCAGTCTCGACCCGGAGCCCGAGCCGGGGATGCCGGGCGGCGCCGCCGAGCGGGCGCCCGACCTGCACCTGCTCGGCGCGCCCACGCTCCGCGGCAGGCGGCTCTCCCTGCGGCACGCCGAGATCCTGTGCCTGCTCGCGGAGCGACCCCGCGGCCTCAGTGCCGAGGAGCTCGCCGTGCTGCTGCACCCGGGCGACCTGTCCCTCGTGGCCGTGCGCGCCGAGATCTCCCGCCTGCGCCGGGTGGCCGACGGCGTGCTCGGCGGGCCACTGCTCGCCGGTTCCCGGCCCTACCGCCTCGCCCGCATGCTGCGGTCCGACGTCGACACGGTGCGCTCCCGGCTCCAGCGCGGCGACGTGCGCGGCGCGCTGTCCGCGTACCCCGAGCCGCTGCTGCGCCGATCCGTCGCGCCGGGCATCGAGCGGCTGCGCGAGGAGCTGGAGGCCGAGCTCCGGTCGGCGGTGCACGCCTGCGACGACGCGGCCGCCGTCGAGCAGTGGACGGCGCGTGACGAGGGCGCCGACGACCACGCGGCGTGGGTCCGCCTGGCCGAGCTGGCCGAACCGGGCGGACCGCAGGCGGCGCGGGCGCGGGCGCACCTGGGGGTGCTGGAGCGCCGGTTGTCGTGA
- a CDS encoding vWA domain-containing protein, which translates to MNLATRRTTPTLPLMVPLAAALTVVLALAGCTGAGEASDAEAETANLTAPDTATGPDAARVPEDAAEALSGERLVPPYPEPGPTEPPLSGEEYDDSPESPFLDVATSPLSTFSADVDTASYSNLRRQVNQGVTPEGVRIEELVNYFDYDYPAPAAGAEHPFSVTTEVAPAPWNPEHRLAMVGVQATEELPATEGNNVVFLLDVSGSMDEPNKLPLLAESFALLVEQLDEDDRVSIVTYAGDNRVVADSVPGSEHAVLVDHLRSLRAGGSTGGAAGLATAYELAEKNFVRGGNNRVILATDGDFNVGPSSPEELTSLIEAERRSGVYVSVLGFGMYNLKDSTMEAVADHGNGNYAYIDTLAEARKVLVDEFGSTMFVVAQDLKLQVELNPAVVGSYRLIGYDNRRLADEDFDDDAKDAGDVGAGHSVTAFYELVPAGGGAGDGGAGDGSGYGYGSDGESDGDDFMTVHVRYKAPANGVSAASTEVAFPVGAGAFTTAPSADFEFASAVAELGLVATGSEYRAQANLDAVRLRAAGALGSDPYGLRAEFVDLVEAYRALG; encoded by the coding sequence ATGAACCTCGCAACCCGCCGCACGACCCCCACGCTCCCCCTGATGGTGCCCCTCGCCGCCGCGCTGACCGTGGTGCTGGCGCTCGCGGGCTGCACCGGCGCCGGCGAGGCGTCGGACGCCGAGGCGGAGACCGCGAACCTGACGGCGCCCGACACGGCGACCGGCCCCGACGCCGCACGGGTCCCCGAGGACGCGGCGGAGGCGCTCAGCGGCGAACGCCTCGTGCCGCCCTACCCGGAGCCCGGCCCGACCGAGCCCCCGCTGAGCGGCGAGGAGTACGACGACTCCCCCGAGTCACCGTTCCTGGACGTCGCCACCAGCCCGCTGTCCACGTTCTCCGCCGACGTCGACACGGCGTCATACTCGAACCTGCGCCGCCAGGTGAACCAGGGCGTGACCCCGGAGGGCGTGCGCATCGAGGAGCTCGTCAACTACTTCGACTACGACTACCCCGCGCCCGCGGCGGGGGCCGAGCACCCGTTCTCGGTGACCACCGAGGTGGCGCCCGCCCCGTGGAACCCGGAGCACCGGCTCGCCATGGTGGGCGTCCAGGCCACGGAGGAGCTGCCGGCGACGGAAGGCAACAACGTCGTCTTCCTGCTGGACGTGTCCGGGTCGATGGACGAGCCGAACAAGCTGCCGCTGCTCGCGGAGTCGTTCGCGCTGCTGGTCGAGCAGCTCGACGAGGACGACCGCGTGTCGATCGTGACCTACGCGGGCGACAACCGCGTGGTCGCCGACTCCGTGCCCGGTTCGGAGCACGCCGTGCTGGTGGACCACCTGCGCTCGCTGCGGGCCGGCGGCTCCACGGGCGGGGCGGCGGGGCTGGCGACGGCGTACGAGCTCGCGGAGAAGAACTTCGTGCGTGGCGGCAACAACCGGGTGATCCTGGCGACGGACGGCGATTTCAACGTGGGGCCGTCGTCACCCGAGGAGCTCACGAGCCTCATCGAGGCCGAGCGGCGGTCCGGGGTGTACGTGTCGGTGCTGGGCTTCGGTATGTACAACCTGAAGGACAGCACCATGGAGGCCGTCGCCGACCACGGGAACGGCAACTACGCGTACATCGACACCTTGGCCGAGGCGCGCAAGGTGCTGGTGGACGAGTTCGGCTCGACGATGTTCGTCGTCGCGCAGGACCTGAAGCTGCAGGTCGAGCTGAACCCGGCCGTCGTCGGCTCGTACCGGCTGATCGGGTACGACAACCGGCGCCTCGCGGACGAGGACTTCGACGACGACGCCAAGGACGCGGGCGACGTCGGGGCCGGGCACTCGGTGACGGCGTTCTACGAGCTGGTCCCGGCGGGTGGGGGTGCTGGTGACGGCGGCGCGGGCGACGGCTCCGGCTACGGCTACGGCTCGGACGGTGAATCGGACGGCGACGACTTCATGACCGTGCACGTGCGGTACAAGGCGCCAGCGAACGGGGTGTCGGCCGCCAGCACGGAGGTCGCGTTCCCGGTCGGTGCAGGCGCCTTCACGACGGCACCGTCGGCGGACTTCGAGTTCGCCTCGGCGGTGGCGGAGCTCGGGCTGGTCGCCACGGGCTCGGAGTACCGGGCCCAGGCGAACCTCGACGCGGTCCGGCTGCGGGCCGCGGGTGCACTCGGCAGCGATCCGTACGGGTTGCGGGCGGAGTTCGTCGACCTGGTCGAGGCCTACCGGGCGTTGGGGTGA
- the exaC gene encoding acetaldehyde dehydrogenase ExaC, whose product MTVYAAPGTEGAIASFRPRYDHWIGGEYVPPANGQYFENPTPVTGRTFTEVARGDADDIDRALDAAHGAAPAWGRTSVTERAIILNKIADRMEEHLEELAVAETWENGKPVRETLNADLPLAIDHFRYFAGAIRAQEGSISEIDGDTIAYHFHEPLGVVGQIIPWNFPILMAVWKLAPALAAGNAVVLKPAEQTPTSILYLMELIADLLPPGVVNVVNGFGAEAGKPLASSSRIRKIAFTGETTTGRLIMQYASQNIIPVTLELGGKSPNLFFSDVAAAHDEFYDKALEGFTMFALNQGEVCTCPSRALIQSDIYRDFLADAVARTEAIKQGNPLDTDTMIGAQASNDQLEKILSYFDIGKAEGAKVLTGGHRAELEGDLAGGYYVTPTIFEGKNEMRIFQEEIFGPVVAVTEFADYDDAIKIANDTLYGLGAGVWTRSSAAAYRAGRAIEAGRVWTNNYHAYPAAAAFGGYKGSGVGRENHKMMLDHYQQTKNLLVSYSPDKLGFF is encoded by the coding sequence ATGACCGTGTACGCAGCCCCAGGCACGGAAGGTGCCATCGCCAGCTTCCGACCCCGGTACGACCACTGGATCGGCGGCGAGTACGTACCCCCGGCGAACGGGCAGTACTTCGAGAACCCGACCCCCGTGACGGGCCGGACCTTCACCGAGGTGGCGCGCGGTGACGCCGACGACATCGACCGGGCGCTCGACGCCGCGCACGGGGCCGCCCCGGCCTGGGGCCGCACCTCCGTCACCGAGCGCGCGATCATCCTGAACAAGATCGCCGACCGCATGGAGGAGCACCTCGAGGAGCTGGCCGTCGCGGAGACCTGGGAGAACGGCAAGCCGGTCCGCGAGACCCTGAACGCCGACCTGCCGCTGGCCATCGACCACTTCCGCTACTTCGCGGGCGCGATCCGGGCCCAGGAGGGCTCGATCAGCGAGATCGACGGCGACACCATCGCCTACCACTTCCACGAGCCGCTGGGCGTGGTGGGGCAGATCATCCCCTGGAACTTCCCGATCCTGATGGCGGTGTGGAAGCTGGCCCCGGCGCTCGCGGCGGGCAACGCCGTGGTGCTCAAGCCCGCCGAGCAGACGCCGACGTCGATCCTCTACCTGATGGAGCTCATCGCGGACCTGCTGCCGCCGGGCGTCGTGAACGTGGTCAACGGGTTCGGCGCGGAGGCCGGCAAGCCGCTGGCGAGCTCCTCCCGGATCCGCAAGATCGCGTTCACGGGCGAGACCACCACGGGCCGCCTGATCATGCAGTACGCGTCGCAGAACATCATCCCGGTGACGCTGGAGCTGGGCGGCAAGTCGCCGAACCTGTTCTTCAGCGACGTCGCCGCGGCGCACGACGAGTTCTACGACAAGGCCCTGGAGGGCTTCACGATGTTCGCCCTCAACCAGGGCGAGGTGTGCACGTGCCCGTCGCGCGCGCTCATCCAGAGCGACATCTACCGCGACTTCCTGGCCGACGCCGTGGCGCGCACCGAGGCGATCAAGCAGGGCAACCCGCTGGACACCGACACGATGATCGGCGCGCAGGCCAGCAACGACCAGCTCGAGAAGATCCTCAGCTACTTCGACATCGGCAAGGCGGAGGGCGCCAAGGTGCTCACCGGCGGGCACCGGGCCGAGCTGGAGGGCGACCTCGCGGGCGGGTACTACGTGACGCCCACGATCTTCGAGGGCAAGAACGAGATGCGGATCTTCCAGGAGGAGATCTTCGGGCCGGTCGTGGCGGTGACGGAGTTCGCGGACTACGACGACGCCATCAAGATCGCCAACGACACCCTGTACGGGCTGGGCGCGGGCGTGTGGACGCGGTCGAGCGCGGCCGCTTACCGGGCGGGCCGGGCGATCGAGGCCGGCCGGGTGTGGACGAACAACTACCACGCCTACCCGGCCGCGGCGGCGTTCGGCGGCTACAAGGGCTCGGGCGTGGGCCGCGAGAACCACAAGATGATGCTCGACCACTACCAGCAGACCAAGAACCTGCTGGTCAGCTACTCCCCGGACAAGCTGGGCTTCTTCTAG
- a CDS encoding DUF779 domain-containing protein yields the protein MSDDVRPAPVNGSPVARVAVTDDAAALLARLRDKHGELMFHQSGGCCDGSSPMCYPDGDFITGDADVHLGDLALPGADDGPFTVPVWMSRNQFEYWKHTHLTIDVVPGRGAGFSVEAPEGVRFLIRSRLFTDDEWERLEAIGA from the coding sequence ATGTCCGACGACGTTCGCCCGGCCCCCGTCAACGGGTCACCGGTCGCCCGGGTCGCCGTCACCGACGACGCCGCGGCGCTGCTCGCACGCCTGCGGGACAAGCACGGCGAGCTCATGTTCCACCAGTCGGGCGGCTGCTGCGACGGCTCCTCGCCCATGTGCTACCCGGACGGCGACTTCATCACCGGCGACGCGGACGTGCACCTCGGCGACCTCGCGCTCCCGGGGGCCGACGACGGGCCGTTCACGGTGCCGGTCTGGATGAGCCGCAACCAGTTCGAGTACTGGAAGCACACCCACCTGACGATCGACGTGGTGCCGGGCCGCGGCGCCGGGTTCAGCGTCGAGGCGCCCGAGGGCGTGCGGTTCCTCATCCGGTCGCGGCTGTTCACCGACGACGAGTGGGAACGGCTCGAGGCCATCGGGGCCTGA